TTTCTGCTCCTGTTCGAGGTAGATGTGACGGGTCCTCGACGACCATCATCCGGCCCGGCTTCTTGGGTGGGGCTCCATGCGCTCGAAGTTCACGTGCGGCCCGCCGCCATGTTCACACAGAATGTCGGAATCACCCATCCGGGCCACGCGGGTTCCGTCTGTTGACACGTACCGGCCGCTGCCAGGAACCGGTTCCTTGTAACCCGGTCCGAGCCGCTTCTCCGCCATGCCCAGGTCCTCGTTCGTGGGGGCCAGGGTGCCGTTCCCGGGGTGACCGTCCTCGTCGACCTTGCGGTAGGAGGTCCACGGGCGCACGGCTTGGTGTTGTGGACGAGGACCGGCGTGGTGCCTGCCAGCACGCAGCCGGCTTGCGGCCCTTGGCCGCGGTCGTCCTCACGTTCACGCCGGGCTCTGCGGCCTCGGCCGCCGGCGCCTGGGCGGTGGCGTCCAGGCGCCGGCGTCGCGGGCGGCTTCCGTCCCCGAACGGGCCCGGCGTTCTCACCGAGCGGCCTCCCCCGTGGGCACGGATGCACGCCCGGCGCTCCGGCCCTCGCCGCGACCGGCGGGCCCCGAAGACGGCCGGCCCCGCGTGGCGCCGGTGCCGGCCTGCCCTCTGCCCGCTACTGCGGCTCGGGGCCGGTCGCGACCGGCCGGGTGGGATCGGAGGACCACTCCGACCAGGAACCGGCGTAGAGCGCCGCCGGGATTCCGGCGATCGCCAGGGCCAGGACCTCGTGGGCGCCGGAGACCCCGGAGCCGCAGTAGACACCGACCTCGCGAGCGTCCTCGGCGCCCAGGCGCTTGAAACGGGCGGCAAGTTCCTCGCGGGGCAGGAAGGTGGTGGCGCCCTCCGGGACGTTGTCCGTCGTCGGAGCCGAGACCGCGCCGGGAATGTGCCCGCCGACCGGGTCGATCGGCTCCACGTCGCCCCGGTAGCGCTCGGCGGCCCGGGCGTCCAGCAGGAGTCCGGACCGGGCGAGGGCCGCCGCACCGTCCGCGTCGAGCAGCGGCAGACCACCGGGCACGGGAGTGAAGTCGCCCGGAGCCGTGGGAGTGACGTCCGTGCTCAACGGGCCGTCCCAAGCCGCGAGACCTCCGTCCAGGACACGGACGTCCGGGTGTCCCGCCCACCGCAGCAGCCACCACGCCCGCGCCGCGCCCCAGCCCTGTCCCCCGTCGTAGACGACGACCGGGACGCCACCCGACACACCAGCGCGGCGCATCGCCGCGCCGAAGGTCTCCGTGTCCGGTAGCGGATGCCGCCCGCCCCGCCCGGGTGGTCCCGCCAGTTCGGAGTCGAGGTCGACGTACACGGCCCCGGGGATGTGACCGGCCTCGTAGGCGGCCCGGCCGTCGAAGGGTGCGGCACCGGCGGCCTTGGCCAGGGTGAGCTGCCAGCGGACGTCGAGCAGCACCGGAGGCCGCCGGCCGGCTGACTCGTCGGCGAGTTCGGTAGCGGTGATGATGGGGTTCATGACGCCATCTTCGCGCAAGGGCCGGCGGGCCCTCGCGCAGCGACGTCAATGGCCGCACCGAGGATGGAAGGTGCGGGAACGGGCATCCTTCCCCGGGGGATCCCCGGGGAAGAGCGGCGCGGCCGTGACGCGCGGCGCGCCCGGTGGTGCGAGCATCTGCACGGGGTGAGGGCCGTCCCGTACGACGGCCGCCGGTCCCCCGCACGGCCACGACGACGATGGTCCGAGGAGAGAGTGACGATGACGACCGAGGCGACTCGGCGCAGACCCGGCGAGCCCTGCTGGGTGAGCCTCATGGTGCACGGACTCGACGCGACGCAGGACTTCTACCGGGAGCTGTTCGGCTGGGAATTCGTCCCCGGGCCGCAGCAACTCGGCCCGTACGTCCGAGCGCTGCTCGACGGCAAGGAGGTGGCCGGCATCGGCCGGCTGCCGGCGGACCGCCAGCTGCCGATCGCGTGGACGCCGTACATGGCCTCGGACGACATCGACGAGACCGCCGAGCGGATCAGGATGTGCGGCGGCACGATCGGGGTCGGGCCGCTCGACGCGGCGGACGCGGGACGGCTCGTCATCGCCGCCGACCCGGAGGGCGCGGTCTTCGGCGCCTGGCAGGCCGCAGCGCACACGGGCACCGCCCTCTTCGGCACCCACGGCACGCCCGTGTGGAACGAGTTGATGACGCGGGAGACGTCGGCGGTCGGCAAGTTCTACGAGTCGGTCTTCGGTTACGACCTCGAGCCCGTGGTCCCGGCCGGCACCGACCTGCTGACGCTGCGTCTGGACGACCGCCCGGTGGCCTCGATCCACGGAGTGGGTCATGCCCTGCCGCGCGACAGGGGCTCGTACTGGATGACCTACTTCGAGGTCGAGGACCCCGACGCGATCGCGGTCACGGTGGTGGACCTCGGCGGCCACGTCGTGCGTGAACCGTACGAGGGCACGAGCGGCCGGCAGGCGACGGTGGCCGACCCCGAGGGCGCGGTCTTCACCGTCGTGCGGACCGCTCGGCGGAACTGACCCGGGCGGTCGGCCGTCGCGGGCCGAACCCGCCTCCTCCGAGGGGGCGTTGCCCGCGGCCGACCCCGTCTCGACCTGGTCGTCGGACGTGCCATGGAGCCCGTGGCCGTGGGAAACCGCAGAGCCGGCCCCCGACGCCGGGGCCAGGGCGGAGCCCGTCGGTGTCGCGAGTGTGCCGGGAGCCCGCTCCCCGACGGACCTCGTGGCGCACGTCCCGGCTGGGCCACGCCCGTCCCGGACCGCTTCCCTCGATGCCGTGGTGCGCGTCCCCGGCGGGGTATCCCCCTCCCGGCCCCGACGGGATGCGCCGCCGGCTCCGCTCTCAGTCGGCGGCCACGGGCAGCACGTCGGGCGACAGCGCCGCGGCCCGCGCGGAGGCGGCGGTCGTCCGCCGCCGGTGATGCAGCCGGCACAGCACCTCGTAGCCGATCTCGTCCAGCGACTGGTTCACGTCGCCGACGACGACCTGGGCACCCTCCACGACCATCTCCCCGCCGATCGTACGGGCGTTGTGGGTGGCGCGGGCCCCGCACCAGCACAGTGCCTCGACCTGCAGCACCTCGACCCGGTCGGCCAGCTCCACCAGCCGCTGCGATCCGGGGAACAGCTTGGACCGGAAGTCCGTCGTGATGCCGAAGGCGAACACGTCGAGCCGGAGGTCGTCCACGACCCGCGCCAGCTGGTCGATCTGCTCCGGGGCGAGGAACTGCGCCTCGTCCGCGATCACGTAGTCGCAGCGTCCGCCCTTGGAGAGGTGGGCGACGAGGTAGGCGTAGAAGTCAAAGCCGTCGGCGGCCTCGATGGCGTCCGTCACCAGACCCAGCCTGGACGACAGCTTGCCCTCGCCCGCCCGGTCGTCACGGGTGAAGATCATGCCCTGCAGTCCCCGGGCCGACCGGTTGTGCTCGATCTGGAGAGCGAGGGTGCTCTTCCCGCAGTCCATCGTTCCGGAGAAGAACACCAGCTCGGGCATGAGGACGTGACAGCCTTTCGGTTGTTGCCGGGGGACGCGGTCGGGGCGGCCGGGCGTCAGGAGCGTACTTCGAGCAGGGGGACCAGCTGTTCGACGGGGGTCATCGAGCCGTGCATGCCCACCATGGCCGACTCGTGGGGCTCGTTGACCGAGGCGGTGATCACGACGTCGTCGTGGGCTGCGGCGACCACGTCCCCGATGCGCCGGTAGACGCGCTCGTCGGTCTGCGGGCCGAACCAGCCCGCCGCGATGGCCTCGTCCCGGCTCGCGATCCAGAACCGGTCGCCGAGCACCTCGCGCCAGACGGCGAGCACGTCGGCCTCGGCGCCGGGGACGGCGTAGACGTGGCGGGCGCGGCCCTCGCCGCCGAGCAGGGCGACGCCGGCGCGCAGCTCCCAGTCCTCGTCGAAGTCGATCCGCGACTCCTCGCCGAACGGGATGTCGATCATGCCGTGGTCGGCGGTGACGTACAGGGCGGCGCGGGGAGGCAACTGCTCGGCGAGGCGCTGGACGAGGCGGTCCACGTACATCAACTGGCCCCGCCAGGCGTCGGAGTCGATACCGAAGCGGTGGCCCTTGCCGTCGAGCTCGCTGTAGTACGTGTACACGAGCGACCGGTCCCCCGCGGCGAGTTGCTCGGCGGCGAAGTCCATCCGCTCCTCGCCGGTGAGCTTTCCGTGGAACGTTCCGCCGCTCAGCGCGATCTTGGTGAGCGGGGTGTCCCGGAAGGTGGGGGATGACACCTGGGCGGTGTGCACCCCGGCCTCGTCGGCGAGCTGGAAGACCGTCGGGTACGGCTGCCAGACGCGCGGCGACGTCCACGGCTTCCAGCGCAGCTGGTTCATCAGTTCGCCGGTGTCCGGATTGCGGGCGGTGTATCCGGGCAGACCGTGCGCGCCGGGCGGCAGTCCGGTGCCGAAGGAGGCCAGTGAGGTGGCCGTCGTGGCGGGGAATCCGGCCGTCAGCGGCCGGCCGGTGCCGCCGAGGGAGCCGGCGAGGAGCGAGGTGAGGTACGGCGCGTCCTCGGGGTGGGCCCTCAGTTGCTCCCAGCCGAGGCCGTCGATCAGGAAGACGCAGTTCCGGTCCGCGGGCGTGAGCTCCGCGATGGCGGAGCGCAGCCCCGGTACGCCCTGCCCTGCTGCGAGCGTCGGCAGCAGATCGGCCAGCGAGGCCGTGCCGTAGGCGGGGACGGGAGCCGTGTCGAGGTCGAGCGGGACGACGTCCTCGGGCCAGTCGGGACGGATCATCAGCGGGTTGCCGTCGTGGCGGCCGTCGCCTCGGACAGCGCCTGGGCGAAGGTGAGCGTCTGGCGGACCGCCTCGGGCCCGTCGCCGGCCTCGCTGACCCGCAGACTGAGGTCGTCCGCGGTGGAGCTCCCGGTGTAGCCGTGGTCGGCATCGCAGTTGGGGTCGCCGCAGGCGGCGGGCTCCAGGTCGATCCGGGAGACCGCGCCCCAGCCGATGGTGAGGACGACCTCGCGGGGCAGGGTGCCCGGGGTGTACGACTCGGGGTTGGCGACGACACGACTGACCACCACGGACGAGATCCTCGGGAGCTTCACCGACTCCGTGGAGGTCGTCGCGTAGGGGGTCGGGGAGCTGCTGTCGGCCGCCTGCTCGTCCGTGTGGCTCACGATGAAACGGGTGCCGGTCAGCACGAGGACGGTCACATGGCGGCGCACCTCGTTGGAGTCGAAGGTCGTCTCCTGGTGCACCAGGTACGAGGAGATCTGCTCGCCGCCCACCGCGGCCTCCACCGCTTCGGCCACGAGAGCCGGGTAGTAGCCGCTGCGCTCGATCGCCGCGCGCAGCCCCTGGGTCGTCGTACCGGTCTTCGCCATGGGCTCCATCCTACGGGGCCCGGGGACCCCGGAGTGCGCTCCGTGACCGCCCGGCCCGCAACCCCGGGGACCCGGCGGTTTCAGTAGCTCGGGAGGGTCCTCGGGCCCAGGTCGGTACGGGGCTGCGGCGGGGCGAGCCGCACGGAGGCCCCGAGCACGGAGAGGCCGTGCTGGGCGACCACGACCGGTTCGAGGCCGACTCCGACGACTTCCGGGTGGTCGTCGACCAGCCGGGAGACGCGCAGCAGCAGCTCCTCCAGCGCGGCGGTGTCGACGGGCGCGGAGCCGCGCCAGCCGAAGAGGAGCGGGGCGGTCCGGACGGACCGGATGAGGCCGGCCGCGTCGCGGTCGGTGACGGGGACGAGACGGTGGGCCGTGTCGCCGAGCAGGTCGGTGGCGGGGCCGGCGAGCCCGAAGGACAGCACCGCGCCCACGGCCGGGTCGATCGCGGCCCGCACGACCGTGTCCACCCCCCGCGGAACCATCGGCTGCACCACGGGCTGGAGCTCCTCCGGCTTTCCGAGGCTCTCCGTCAACTCCGCGTAAGCCTGGCGGACCTGCCGCTCGTCGGCCAGGTCGAGGCGCACGCCGCCGAGGTCGGGACGGTGGCGCAGATGCGGCGCGGTCGTCTTGAGGGCTACCGGGCAGCCGAGCCGGGCGGCGGCCCGGGCGGCGGCGTCCGCGTCGGGGGCGGGCAGCACGGGGACGACGGGGATGCCGTAGCGCTCCAGCAGCCTCCGCGCGTCGTCCTCGGGCAGGGTGACGCCGTGCTCGCCGGGGGCGGCCTCGAGTAGGCCCTCGATGAGCCCGGCCGCTCCGCCCTCGTCGATGTCGTCGTACTCCGGCACCTTCCCGGGCTCCGCCGCGTCCCGGCGCCACTGGGCGTACCGCACGGCCTCGGCCAGGGCGCGCACGGCCCGTTCGGCGGCGGGGTACGCGGGGATGCGGGCGGCTTCCCCGCGGACCGCTGCGGCGGCGTCCCCGGCGGTCCGCGCGGCTCCGTCGCGGGGGTCGGTGCGGGCACCCGCTCCGGGCACCGCGGTGGCGGCCGGTCCTGCGGGCTCCCCCGTCACCGGGGCCGCGCCGTCGGGGCCGGCAGCGGGCGCCGGGCCGTCCGTGCCGGGCCGCGGTCCACGAGTGGTCGGGGAGCCGCTCGGACGGGCCTGGGCGCCCGGTGCCGGGGTGGGGCCCGTTCCCACACCACCGGACGCGGTACGCGGGTCGGGGTGCGGCGAGGCGCCCTCGGGCGCGGGTTCCACACCCGGCCCGGGGTCCGCAGCGGTGTCGGGGCCGCGGTACGGGGAGGCGGGGGCGGAGCTGCTCGCCGCGGCGAGGGCGTCGGCGAGTCCGCCGAGTTCGACGTGGACGACGAGCACGGGTTTCGCCGGTGCGGAGGCCGTCGCGGCGCGGAGGGCCGCCGCGAGGACCTCGCCGTCGCCGGACTCGGTGACACCGTTCTCCCCGACCCACGGGATCGCGTTGACGACGACCGCGTCGCACGCGTCGTCCCGCAGCGCCCCGGCCAGCGCCTCGCAGAAGTCGTCCGGCGTCGCGGCCGTCGTCAGGTCGCGTGGCCGCAACGGCCGCAACCCTTCCGTCAGACAGGCGTCGTAGGTCAGCAGGCCCAGGGACTCGGAGTTGCCCAGGATCGCCACCCTCGGTCCCGCGGGCAGCGGCTGGCTCGCCAGCAGCGCCCCGGCGTCGACGAGCTCGGTGACGGTGTCGACGCGGATCACACCGGCCTGCCTCAGCAGCTCCGAGACCGTCGCGTGCGGCACCCGGGTCGT
The genomic region above belongs to Streptomyces marianii and contains:
- a CDS encoding sulfurtransferase, which produces MNPIITATELADESAGRRPPVLLDVRWQLTLAKAAGAAPFDGRAAYEAGHIPGAVYVDLDSELAGPPGRGGRHPLPDTETFGAAMRRAGVSGGVPVVVYDGGQGWGAARAWWLLRWAGHPDVRVLDGGLAAWDGPLSTDVTPTAPGDFTPVPGGLPLLDADGAAALARSGLLLDARAAERYRGDVEPIDPVGGHIPGAVSAPTTDNVPEGATTFLPREELAARFKRLGAEDAREVGVYCGSGVSGAHEVLALAIAGIPAALYAGSWSEWSSDPTRPVATGPEPQ
- a CDS encoding VOC family protein, encoding MTTEATRRRPGEPCWVSLMVHGLDATQDFYRELFGWEFVPGPQQLGPYVRALLDGKEVAGIGRLPADRQLPIAWTPYMASDDIDETAERIRMCGGTIGVGPLDAADAGRLVIAADPEGAVFGAWQAAAHTGTALFGTHGTPVWNELMTRETSAVGKFYESVFGYDLEPVVPAGTDLLTLRLDDRPVASIHGVGHALPRDRGSYWMTYFEVEDPDAIAVTVVDLGGHVVREPYEGTSGRQATVADPEGAVFTVVRTARRN
- a CDS encoding thymidine kinase, translated to MPELVFFSGTMDCGKSTLALQIEHNRSARGLQGMIFTRDDRAGEGKLSSRLGLVTDAIEAADGFDFYAYLVAHLSKGGRCDYVIADEAQFLAPEQIDQLARVVDDLRLDVFAFGITTDFRSKLFPGSQRLVELADRVEVLQVEALCWCGARATHNARTIGGEMVVEGAQVVVGDVNQSLDEIGYEVLCRLHHRRRTTAASARAAALSPDVLPVAAD
- a CDS encoding alkaline phosphatase family protein produces the protein MIRPDWPEDVVPLDLDTAPVPAYGTASLADLLPTLAAGQGVPGLRSAIAELTPADRNCVFLIDGLGWEQLRAHPEDAPYLTSLLAGSLGGTGRPLTAGFPATTATSLASFGTGLPPGAHGLPGYTARNPDTGELMNQLRWKPWTSPRVWQPYPTVFQLADEAGVHTAQVSSPTFRDTPLTKIALSGGTFHGKLTGEERMDFAAEQLAAGDRSLVYTYYSELDGKGHRFGIDSDAWRGQLMYVDRLVQRLAEQLPPRAALYVTADHGMIDIPFGEESRIDFDEDWELRAGVALLGGEGRARHVYAVPGAEADVLAVWREVLGDRFWIASRDEAIAAGWFGPQTDERVYRRIGDVVAAAHDDVVITASVNEPHESAMVGMHGSMTPVEQLVPLLEVRS
- a CDS encoding DUF5998 family protein, with the protein product MAKTGTTTQGLRAAIERSGYYPALVAEAVEAAVGGEQISSYLVHQETTFDSNEVRRHVTVLVLTGTRFIVSHTDEQAADSSSPTPYATTSTESVKLPRISSVVVSRVVANPESYTPGTLPREVVLTIGWGAVSRIDLEPAACGDPNCDADHGYTGSSTADDLSLRVSEAGDGPEAVRQTLTFAQALSEATAATTATR
- a CDS encoding bifunctional acetate--CoA ligase family protein/GNAT family N-acetyltransferase, producing MQTPSDHAYPDHWEADVVLRDGGTAHIRPITTEDAERLVSFYEQVSAESKYYRFFAPYPRLSAKDVHRFTHHDYVDRVGLAVTVGGEFIATVRFDRINAQGLPASAPADEAEVAFLVQDAHQGRGVASTLLEHIAAVARERGIRRFAAEVLPANNKMIKVFTDAGYTQRRSFEDGSVHLTLDLEPTARSLAVQRAREQRAEARSVQRLLAPRSVAVIGAGRAPGGVGRAVLRNLIDAGYTGRTYAVNRSLVLDMDEIDGVPAHRSVGEIVAATGEPVDLAVVAVPAERVPEVVADCGEHGVQGLVVLAAGYGESGPEGLERQRELVRQARSYGMRIIGPNAFGIINTADGVRLNASLAPESPARGRTGLFTQSGAIGIALLSGLHRRGTGLSSFISAGNRADVSGNDFLQYWYDDPDTDVVLLYLESIGNPRKFTRLARRTTAVKPVVVVKGARHTGSAPPGHAVPTTRVPHATVSELLRQAGVIRVDTVTELVDAGALLASQPLPAGPRVAILGNSESLGLLTYDACLTEGLRPLRPRDLTTAATPDDFCEALAGALRDDACDAVVVNAIPWVGENGVTESGDGEVLAAALRAATASAPAKPVLVVHVELGGLADALAAASSSAPASPYRGPDTAADPGPGVEPAPEGASPHPDPRTASGGVGTGPTPAPGAQARPSGSPTTRGPRPGTDGPAPAAGPDGAAPVTGEPAGPAATAVPGAGARTDPRDGAARTAGDAAAAVRGEAARIPAYPAAERAVRALAEAVRYAQWRRDAAEPGKVPEYDDIDEGGAAGLIEGLLEAAPGEHGVTLPEDDARRLLERYGIPVVPVLPAPDADAAARAAARLGCPVALKTTAPHLRHRPDLGGVRLDLADERQVRQAYAELTESLGKPEELQPVVQPMVPRGVDTVVRAAIDPAVGAVLSFGLAGPATDLLGDTAHRLVPVTDRDAAGLIRSVRTAPLLFGWRGSAPVDTAALEELLLRVSRLVDDHPEVVGVGLEPVVVAQHGLSVLGASVRLAPPQPRTDLGPRTLPSY